The Gordonia iterans DNA window GCGCTCCCCCGCCGGCACGACGTCGCCGGACAGGTAGGCGATCTGCGGGTCGAGCTGGCGCAGTCCGTGCCGGTGCGCGTACTGGCGCACCAGTCCGGCCCGCACGACGGCTCCGTCCGGGTCGACGATGTACTCGCCGACCGCGGGATCGTCGAGCTCGTCGGGGTCGTCGGACGTCACCTCGTACAGCCGCGTCCGCGCCGGCGTCCCTGGATCGGCAGCCGGGTCCGGGACGGTCCGCAGCACGCTCGCCCGGTTCTCCGGGGCACCGCGCACCTCCGTCCACAAACAGGTCTCGCGGACGCCCCCGTCAAGCGAGACCACCTGCACCTGGCCCTCGAACCCGAAACGGGTCCGCAGCTTCCGGTAGTCCAGGCCCGGCGCGCACTTGACCACCATCGCCCGCCCCGCGTACACCGCGAGCAGCTCCAGCAGGGGCGGATCGAGGCGGTCGATGCCGAAGACTCGCCCGCCGGCGTCGCGCCGGGCCGGGTCGGCGACGATCACGTCCGCGGTCGACGTCGGGGTCAGCGCATCGGCCCGCAACAGCGTCGGCCGGCGGCCGCTCACCCCGGTCTCGAGATTGTGCTGAGCCATCGTCAGCCGGACCGGGTCGACGTCGGAGCCGAGGACACCGCGCACCCCCGGCTCCGCCGCGAGGGCGAGCAGCTCGCCGCCGATCGAGCAGGTCACGTCGTGGACCACCGCGCCCGGGTGCCGTGCGACGATGTCGCCCGCACGCAAGGCGGCGACCGGCCCGGCGGTGGCCTGCTGCACCGACGCCTCGTCCGCGAGCAGCCGATCCGGACGGGGGAACTTGCCGACGGCGCGTCGTCGTGCACGGACCGTCTCCGCGAGCGCGGCGGCATGCTCGGGGTACCGCGCACGCAGCACGGTGAGATCGGCCAGCAGCGACGACGGCGTCAGCGCCAGTTCCGCGGCGCTCTGCAGCGCCTTGTCGCCGTACCGGGAACGCAGGAAGGCGACGTCGTCCGGCGTGAACTCGTAGGCCACCGTTCGCGGCCTAGGAGGCCGGGGCCTCCGGCGCAGGCTTGCAGCCGGTGATGAGCACGTTGTAGAAGAACTGCGGCGGCACCACCTTCTGCAGGACGTTGTCGTCGAGCCAGGTCATCCGCTTCCAGCCGCCGAACGCGAACCGTGCCCAGCCCCAGCCGAGCTTCTCCGCGGGCACCGCCGCCTCGAAGGTCCGCACCGGCCAGCCGAGCATCGCCGCGGCCAGCTCCTCGCTCGCCGACGCCACGTCGACGGCGCCGGCCGCGGTGGCCAGCTCCTCGAGGTCCTGCGGCGAGAAGGTGTGGATGTCCACCACGGCTTCGAGGGCGGCGGCCCGCGAGGACTCGTCGAGCTCTTCCTGCGGACGCCGCCACGACTGCAGCGGGCCGAACTTGGTGATGTTGGTGGTGGCCCACCAGGTGGCCCGGCTCATCCAGCGCGCGTAGAAGTCACCGAGGGTCGACGGCTCGCCGGCGAACACGAAGCGCCCGCCCGGCTTCAGGACCCGCAGCACCTCGCGCAGCGCCTGTTCGACGTCTGGGATGTGGTGCAGCACAGCGTGTCCGACCACGAGATCGAAGGTGTCGTCGTCGTACGGAATCTTCTCGGCGTCGGCGACCCGGCCGTCGACGTCGAGCCCGAGGCCCTCGGCGTTGCGCAGCGCGACCTTGACCATGCCCGGTGAGAGATCGGTGACCGAACCCTTGGTGGCGACGCCCGACTGCATCAGGTTGAGCAGGAAGAAGCCGGTGCCGCAGCCCAGTTCCATGGCCCGCTCGTACGGCAGGTCCGCGTCGGGCACGATCCGGTCGAGGCGGCCGCGGGCGTAGTCGATGCAGCGCTCGTCGAACGAGATCGACCACTTCTCGTCGTAGGTCTCGGCCTCCCAGTCGTGGTACAGGACCTGGGCGAGCTTGGTGTCGGTGAGCGCAGCCTCCACCTCTTCGGCGGTGGCGTGCGGGTTCGGCTTCGGGTCCGAAGTGGTGGGGTCGTCGATCGACGTCATCTACTGGCTACTTTCCGGTGAATTCGGCCTTGCCCGGGCCGTTCTCGATGAACGACGCCATGCCGATGGCACGGTCGTCGGTGGCGAACAGGGACGCGAACAGCTGCGCCTCGATCTTCAGGCCGGTCTCCAGGTCGGTCTCCAGGCCCTGATCGATCGCGGCCTTGGCCGCGGCGATCGCCGCCGAGGCGCCGCCGGTGAACCTGCTCGCCCAGGTCAGGGCGGCGTTGTACACCTCGTCCGGGGCGACGACCTCGTCGACCAGACCGATCTGCAGGGCCTCCTCGGCACCGACGAAGCGGCCCGTGAAGACCATGTCCTTGGCACGGGAGGGGCCGACGAGCCGGGCCAGGCGCTGGGTGCCGCCGCCGCCGGGGATCACTCCGAGCAGCACCTCGGGAACCCCGAGCTTGGCGTTGTCTCCGGCGATACGACGGTCCGCGCCGAGCGCGACCTCCAGGCCGCCGCCGAGCGCGTAGCCGGTGATCGCGGCGACCGTCGGCTTGGTGATCTCGGAGATCGCGCCCAGGCCGCGCTGGAGTCGGCGAGCGATCTTGGCCATCTCCTGGAAGGAGATGTCGTTCATCTCCTTGATGTCGGCGCCGGCCGCGAACACCTTGGGTCCGCCGTAGACGACGACGGCCTTGATGTCGTCGCGCGCGTTCGCCTCGGCCGCCGCGGCGACGAGCTCGTCCTGCACCTGACGGTTCAGCGCGTTCATCGGCGGCCGGTGCAGTTTGACGGTGCCGACGCCGGGGTGGTCCTGCGAGGTCTCGAGAGTCACGAACTCAGCCATGAGGTGCAGGCTACCGGGTGCCTGCCTGCCGGAACCAACTGCGTCCGCCGCCGGCACACCGGCGCGTAACGTCGAACCATGTCCGACGATGCCCGGCAAGTCGAGGTGCCCGGTCCGCGCGGAGCGGACGGGAACGACACAATTCGCACCATTCGTCTCAGCAGTCCCGATCGCGTGTACTTTCCGCAGCCCGGCTACACCAAAGGCGACCTCGCGAACTACTACCTGAGCGTCGGCGAGGGGATCACCCGCGCGCTCGACCGGCGCCCCTGCATGCTGCACCGCTTCCCCAAGGGCCTCGCGGGGAAGAAGGTCCACCAGAAGAAGCTGCCCGCCGGCGCACCGGACTGGGTGCAGACGGTGCCGATCTACTTTCCGCGCTTCTCCCGGACCGTCGACGAGCTGTGCGTGACCGAGCTCGGCGCGGTGATCTGGGCAGTGCAGATGTCGACCGTGGAGTTCCATCCGTGGAACTCCCGGCGCGACCTGATGGTCGGACCCGGCCGGTTCGCCGCTGGCGGCGACGTCGAGAAGCCCGACGAGTGGCGGATCGATCTGGACCCGATGCCCGAATGCGACTTCGCCCGAGTGCGACGCGTCGCCCATGCCGCGCACGAACTGCTCGACGAGCTCGGCATCCGGGGTTTCCCGAAGACCTCCGGCGGCGGCGCCGGGAGCGCAGCGAGCGGGCCGAATCACGTCAGCGGTCTGCACATCTATGTCCGGATCGTGCCGGAGTGGGGTTTCGCCGACGTACGACGAGCCGCGCTCGCCTTCGGCGCCGAACTGGCCCGGCGGCTGCCCGACGACGCCACGGTCACCTGGTGGCGCAAGGACCGCGATCCGTCGAAGGTGTTCGTCGACTTCAACCAGAACGCCCGCGACCACACCATGGCGGCCGCGTACTCGGTCCGCTCGACGCCGATCGCCACGGTGAGCGCGCCGATCGACTGGAGCGAGCTCGACGACGCCGAGCCCGACGACTTCACGATCGCGACGATGCCTGAGCGATTCGCGCGGATCGGAGATCTCTTCGCCCCGATCGACGACGTCACCCATCGTCTGGACACCCTCCTGGAGTGGGCCGCCCGCGACGAGGCCGCCGCGGAGTAGACGACGCCCGGGGTCTCGATACGGCTCGGCTAGCGCCTCGCCTACTCGACCACCAAACGGCCTCGCCTACTCGACCACCAGAACGGCGGGCCCGGAGCCGGTGGTCGAATAGCGGGACGAACGCAGTGAGACGCGCGTATCGAGACCCCGCACCCGGGCGCACCTGTAGGGGTGGTCCCGGACTTGTCAGGGTGGTCGAGTAGTGGGGCGAACGCAGCGAGTCCCGCGTATCGAGACCCCCACCCACCGAAACCAGGGTGCCCGGCACCGCAGTCTCGACGTGGCACCCCCAGCCGAAGGTGCCAGAACGAATCGACTGTGCCCGGCACCCTCATCTCGACCCGTTCGACGCGCCCACCACGGTCTCGATACGGCTCGGCTAGCGCCTCGCCTACTCGACCACCAAAACGGCTCGCGTACTCGACCGCCACACGGCCTCGCGTACTCGACCACCAGAACGGCGGGACCGGACCTGGTGGTCGAGTAGCGGGCGAACGCAGTGAGTCCCGCGTATCGAGACCCCCAATCGGGCGGCCGGTGCGGCTACGGCGTGGCGGCGTACGCGGCGGCGAGGTCGATCCGGACCCACCCGCCGTTGACGCCGGACTGATCGAGCGGATAGCCCGGCCCGACCGCCGTGCGGCGCAGGATGTCCAGGCGCTGCGCGTCGGACAGGTGCGGGAAGCGGGTGCGCAGAAGCGCGGCCGCGGATGCCGGGATCGTGCTCTTCATGGTCGGGAACACCGGATCGAAGCTGTAGACCATGTCGGCGCGATGCGAGGCCAGGGCCTGCGCGGTGGGCTGGACGGTGGGATCGGCGGCGACCACACGCGCCAGCGGCTGGCCCAGGGCCTTCGACAACTGCGTACGCAGCTGGGTGCCGGCTTCCCGGATGAGCCGGGAGAACGCCGGATCGTTCAGTCGCGCCGCGGCCAGATCCTGGCCCATGATCCGCCCGCCCATCACGTCGAGCGGGTAGTGCACGCCGAGCACGATCCGGCTCCGGCCGATGTCCCCTGAGCGGGCGATGATCTGCGGGCCGAGTTCGGGGATCCAGGACGCTAGGAGGGCGCCGGTCCAGTACCCCATCGCGGTGTGCCCCGAGGGGTACGAACCGTTGCCGGCGACGTCGGAGTACACCGAGCCGCCCGGACGGTCGTAGCGCTTGATCTTCCGCGGGGCGGCCTCGAACGGGCGCGGGTTGTCGTAGTACTCCTTCTCCAGCAGCGTCGTCCCGAGCGGCAACATGGTGCGCGCGGTGTAGCCGCTGGTGAGCTGCTCGACCTTCGGCAGCTTCCCGGCGGCCAGCAGCGACCGGAAGGCCGCACCGGCACGGTCGCCGAGCGCATAGGTCATCGAGAGCAGGCGATCGTCGTAGTTGATCTCGATCGCATCCTTGCGCTGCGCAGGATCGGCCGCGTGGTTGATCTCGATCACCGTGTCGAGGTTCTGCTTGATCACCTTCGGGTGGTGCTCGCGCAGGACGGTGAAGCCGTCGAGCACCGGGATGTAGGTGCCGCCCGGCGGGATGTCGGACTCGAACGGCCCGACCAGCTGCGCGGGCCCGAAGCCGGCCGGCGCAGCCTGCGCGGGCGGGGCCGCGACCGTCGTCGAGAAGCTCGTGAGGAGCAGGGCGAGGGAACTGAACAGGCTCAGAAAGAGCAATCGGCTACGTGTCACGACGATCAGATTCTCCCGCTCCCGGCCGCCGCGCAAGTTCTCACCCGGCAGCAAGATTCCAGACACCTGACCGTCATCTTCGCGCCGCTTTCGACGCCGGTGCGCACGGGTGTCATCGGTCGCCGAGCCGATCGAGGCGGCCGTCGCTCAGGGCGGCGAAGTAGTCCGCCGAGTCGTCGAACCCGAGCCCGAGGATGCCTTCGCCGTCGGAGACCCGTGGCTCGATCGGGGAGATGACGCGGGATGCGCCCATCAACTCGGCGACGGTGCCGAACCGTGCGATCTCGCGAAGCTGCGTCCACGTCGGCGGAAGCAGAAAGCGACGCCCGCTCTCCCAGTCGGCGAGTGCCAGCCGCGCAGTCCGCCATTCGGTCGCCTCGGCCTCGGTGGTCGCGCCGTCCGCGGCGTGCCCGTCGGGCAGCGCGGCGAGGAAGAAGCGAGTGTCGTAGCGTCGTCGTTCGTTCTTCGGGGTGATCCAATGCGCCATCGGCGCCAGCAGATCGGCGCGCAGCACCAGGTCGTTGTCGCTCAGGAACTGCGCGAACGAGAGGTCCTTGCCGACCAGCCGCGCGCGCTCGCCGGCGAACGCCGACGGGTCCGGCGAGACGGCGTCTTCGGTGCCCGCGAGCAGCACGCCGCATTCCTCGAAGGTCTCCCGGACCGCCGCCGAGACCAGTGCCCGGGCCGTCGCCTCGTCGGTGGACAGCCGCTCGGCCCACCATGCAGGCCCCGGGCCGGCCCACCGGATCTGCGCGTCGCGGTCGCGGTCGTCGACTCCCCCGCCCGGAAAGACGGTCATACCGCCGGCGAACGCCATCTGCTTGACGCGGTGCTGGAGGAAGACCTCGATGCCTGCGTCTCCGTCGCGCACCAGGACGACGGTCGACGCGTCGCGCAGCGGGGCGACCTCGGGGGCGGCAGCGGTCTGCTCTTCCGACGGGCTCATCCGGCGATCCTCCTCCGCGACCGCACCGAGTGAGCGGTCGCATAGTCCTCTTCTCCGGACTGTAGCCCGCGTCACTCCGCGGCGCGGCGGTGACCTCCCGGCCGGCGTGCCCGGCGTGCGAAGTAGCGATCGTCGTCGCGAGTGAGCGCGATGGACTGCCGGAAGGTCGCGGTCAGATTCTCCGCGGTCAGCGTGACTTCCAGCGGACCCTGGGCGGTCACCTCGCCCTCGGACAGCATGAGGAGATTGGTGAATCCCGGCGGGATCTCCTCGACGTGATGGGTGATGAGCACGATCGCCGGGGCGTCCGGGTCGGCGGCGAGCGCACCCAGGCGAGCGACCAGTTCCTCGCGGCCGCCCAGGTCGAGTCCGGCGGCCGGCTCGTCGAGCAGGAGCAGTTCCGGGTCGGTCATCAGTCCGCGCGCGATCAGCACCCGTTTGCGCTCGCCTTCCGACAGCGTCCCGAAAGTGCGGTCGACGAGGTGCTCCGCGCCCATCGACTCGAGGACCTCGATGGCGCGTTCGCGATCGAAGTCGTCGTACTCCTCGCGCCAGCGCCCGAGCACCGAGTAGCCGGCCGAGATCACCAGATCGGCGACCACTTCGCCGGGCGGCACGCGTCCCGCCAGGGCCGAACTGACCAATCCGATGCGGGTGGTCAGGTCACGGAGATCGGTGCGCCCCAACTGTTCTCCGAGGACGAACGCCGTGCCCGAGGTCGGGTGCTCGATGGCCCCGGCCATCCGCAGCAGCGACGTCTTGCCCGCCCCGTTCGGGCCGATGATCACCCAGCGCTCGTCGAGTTCCACCTGCCAGTCGATCGGACCGACCAGCGTCTTGCCGCCGCGGGCCAGCGTCACGTCGTGGAAATCGAGGATCAGATCGGGATCGGTCAGCGCGTCAGTCACACCCCCATGATGCACCCCGGCGACCACGCTTCCGGGAATACCTCGCCGGTGCGGCGGACTTGAACCGGTATGTGAGTCAGATCAGCGTTCCCGTGTCCCTCCTCGACCTCGCGCAGGTCGGCCCCGGCGAAACCGTCCGCGAGGCCTTGCATCATTCTCTCGAGCTGGCCCGGTTCGCCGACAGCACCGTGCCCGACAGGACCGTCGCCGACCGCAACGACGCCGGCGCCGGCGGATTCCGGCGACTCTGGTACGCCGAGCATCACAACATGGCCGCGATCGCCTCGGCCGCTCCCGCCGTGCTGATCGCGCGCATGGCCGCGGCGACCTCCCGCATCCGGCTGGGCGCGGGCGGCGTGATGCTGCCCAACCACTCGCCCCTGGCGATCGCCGAGCAGTTCGGCACCCTGGCCGAATTGTTCGGCGACCGGATCGACCTCGGCCTCGGCCGCGCACCCGGCGGCGACCGGGCCACCTTCGCGGCCCTGCGGCGCAGTCCGGCCGACGCGGACCAGTTCCCTCGCGACGTCGTCGAACTGCAGGGCTACCTGCGCGGCATACCGCAGACCTTCGAGACCGCGCAGGACCCGGCGGCCGGCGTCGTCGCCACACCCGGCGCCGGCACCGACGTCCCCCTGTACATCCTCGGATCGTCGCTCTTCGGCGCCCAGCTCGCCGCCTATCTCGGCCTCCCCTACGCGTTCGCCTCCCACTTCGCCCCGGCCGCGCTGGAACAGGCGATCAGCCTGTACCGCAAGGAGTTCCGACCGGCGCAGACGCCCGACGGCGGCACGACCGAGCCGTATGTGATCGCCGCGGCCGCGGTCATCGCGGACGCCGACGCCGAGCTCGCCGCACGACAGTTGCACGAGGCCAAGCGGCAGCGCGCCAAGTTCCTGTTCGCCCGCGACCGCACGCTGTCCGACGACCAGGCCGACGCCCTGCTGGCCGGTCCCGCCGGACGCCAGGTCGACGAGATGCTGCGCTACGCCGCCGTGGGCACACCCGAGCACGTGCGCGACGAGCTGAACCGCTTCGCCGAGCACGCCCAGGCGGACGAGCTGATGCTCGGCTCCCTGGCCCCGAACCGCGCGGTCTGGTTCGGGACGGTAGAGAAGCTCGCACAACTCGCGGCGTGACGCGCGGCCTCAACCGAGCGCGCTCCGATCGCCGTCCTCGGGCGGCCGGAACTCCGCGATCACGGTGCAGCTCCCCGGCGCCACCTCGGTGTAGCCGGCATCGCGCACTGCGACGGCGCGGCCGGCGCGTTCGTCGTCGAGCAGCGTCGCCCACCGCTGGGCGCCGGCCTGCCGCACGGTCAGCGGGCAACCGCTCCGGTACCACTCCTCCACCTGATCGGCGGGCACCAGCGGGGCGCCCAGCATCGAGGCGTGCGACACCTGCGCCGCGAGCTTGCCGACGGTCATCGGCAGGTTCGGCGCCACCCAGAGGCACAGCCCTTCCGCTGGAGTGGACGGCAGGTCGCCCTCCACGTCGGTCCCCTCGATCTGCAGCCGGGTCAGCCGCCGATCGGTGTCGCCGACCGGGCCGGGCACGAACGCTCGTGCCTGCGCACCGGCGCAGTCGACCGTCACTCCCGGAACCTCCTGCGCGGCGCGCCACTGCGCTCCCCGCGCACGTCGGGCGATCTTCCGGATCCGCCCCGCACACCACCGATCGAAGGCCTCCGCCCACTCGCCGTCGGGCTCGGCCCGGGGATCCAGGCAGGCCAGCACCGTCGCCCGGGCGACGGCCTCCAGGAGCGCCGTCCGGTCCGGCGGATCGGACTTCTCGATGCGCAGCACCAGCGGCATCGCCAGCACCCGCGCCGGATCCTCCGGGTCGGCCACCTGCGGCGCGTACCCGGCGAAGCGGGCCATTCTGCCGTTCAACCCCATCGGCTCACGGTATCGCGTGCGCCGTCGTCTCTCCTCGCCGGGAGATGAGCCGCCCGGCCGGGAGCGTTCTGCGCGACTCGGACGCAACCCGCGCCGACGCCGTCATCGATACGGATGACTTCTCCCCTGCGCGGTGCCGAGAGGCCGGAAGGCGCACGTCGCACCGGTTAGACTGACCGGAGCATTCGCGCGGAGGGACAGAGGTGGCGATGGCGGCGAAGCGTCTGTGGGGTGGGTTGGGCACGCGTCTCGCCGCGCTGGTCCTCGGCGCGTCCCTGGCACTGGGAGCGACCGCGTGCGGCGGAGAGATCCAAGGCCGGGCCCTGCGCGGCCCGAGCCCCAGCACCGAGGGCCTGCAGAAGCCGGTCCGGGTGGCCTCCAACGTCCCGATGAAGAAGCTGGCACCCGGGGAGAAGCCGCCCCAGTTCATCCTGTTCTCGTTCGACGGCGTCGGCGTCGGCGAGAACTGGGACCTGTTCCTCGACGTGTCCAAGGAGACCGATTCCCGGTTCACCGCGCTGATGACCGGGCTGTACTTCCTCACCGACGCGGCACGCAAGAAGTACCGCGGACCCGGCCATCGGCCCGGTGAATCGTCGATCGCCTTCGGCGGCACCAAGGCCGAGGTCGTCGAGCAGATCGAGTACCTGAACAAGACCTGGTACGACGGTCATGAGATGGGCACCCACTTCGTCGGGCACTTCTGCGCCGGCACCAAGCACCCGGGGAAGGCGTGGACCACCAAGGACTGGAACCACGAGTTGGACCAGTTCTTCTCGCTCATGGTCGACTGGCGCAAGAACACCGGCATCACCACCGGCCCCGACCTGGCCTTCGGTCCCGACGTCGTCAAGGGCGGGCGCACCCAGTGTCTGGAAGGATCCCCGCGGGCGCTCTTCCCGGCGCTCCGCGCGCACGACATGACCTGGGACTCGTCGTTCCCCGCACCAGAACCCGGCGTCCGCTGGCCGCATCAGCAGGGCGGCATCTGGGAGTTTCACGTTCCGGTCACCTGGTCGCCACCGCTCAAACGCAGGCAGATGGCACTGGACTACAACTACTGGTTCAGCGTCAACGGCGCGAAGAACGTTCCGCGCGACGCCCCGCGCATCCGCCGGATCGTCAAGCAGAGCTACGACTACATCTACAAGCGCGCGTACGAGGGCAACCGCGCCCCCGTGGTGATCGCCAACCACTTCAACGACTGGAGCGGCAACGCCTTCAACCCGGCGACGGCCGACTTCATGCGTGACGCGTGCGTCAAACCCGAGACCATCTGCGCCACGCACCAGGACGTGATCGCCTGGATGGAGTTGCAGGACCCCGCCGTGCTCAAAGAACTCCAGGCGCGCCCCGCAGTCGCGGTGGACGCCCGGCGCTGAGCCACCCGCTCGTTGAGCCGCCGAGGCACGAGGCGAGTCGAAACGCGACCTTTCGACAAGCTCAAGGAGCGAGGCGAGGCACGAGGCGAGTCGAAACGCGACCTTTCGACAAGCTCAAGGAGCGAGGCGAGGCACGAGGCGAGTCGAAACGCGCCGACCTTTCGACAAGCTCAAGGAGCGAGGCGAGGCACGAGACGAGTCGAAACGCGCCGACCTTTCGACAAGCTCAAGGAGCGAGGCGAGGCACGAGACGAGTCGAAACGCGCCGACCTTTCGACAAGCTCAAGGAGCGAGGCGAGGCACGAGGCGAGTCGAAACGCGCCGACCTTTCGACAAGCTCAAGGAGCGGGAGACAAGCTCAAGGAGCGGGGGACAAGCTCAAGGAGCGAGAACCAGCTCAAGGAGCGGGCGACACGCTCACGGAGCGGTCAGTGGCACGCGCTGCACGCCGCAGTCGACGGCATCGGCCGCCTCCACCTCGTCGCGGGTGACGCCCAGCATGTAGAGCACCGCGTCCAAGTAGGGATGATCGAGCGTCGCGTCGGCGACCTCGCGCAGCGCGGGCTTGGCATTGAACGCGATGCCCATCCCGGCCGCTGAGAGCATGTCGATGTCGTTGGCGCCGTCGCCCACAGCGACGGTCTGCTCCATCGGGACGCCCATCTCGGCGGCGAACTCGGCCAGGCAACGCGCCTTGCCCGCGCGGTCCACCACCTCGCCGATCACCCTGCCGGTGAGCGTGCCGTCGACGATCTCCAGCGTGTTGGCCCGGACGAAGTCCAGTTCCAGCTGCGCGGCCAACGGATCGATCACCTGGCGGAAGCCGCCGGAGACCACCCCGCAGTGATAGCCCAGCCGGTTGAGCGTGCGGATCGTGGTGCGCGCGCCGGGGGTCAACTCCAGGCTCTGCGCCACCTTGTCGATCACCGAGGCGTCCAGGCCCTCGAGAGCGCGCACCCGCTCGTGCAGCGACTGCGCGAAGTCCAGTTCCCCCCGCATGGCCGCCTCGGTGACCGCGGCCACCTCGGCCTCGCGTCCCGCCTCCGCGGCGAGCATCTCGATCACCTCGCCCTGGATCAGGGTCGAG harbors:
- the serB gene encoding phosphoserine phosphatase SerB, giving the protein MANSEVKQSILLTVSGPDKPGVTSALMALLARRGVDLLDVEQVVIHDHLTLGVLISTDGPAAQLEAAVAAVMAPHGMDVSFAEDDEGDGDREASTHAVVILGSPISAAAFAAVATELAALGGNIDSIRGVADYPLTGLELMVTVAPGGDADTALRQALGAVSAEYPVDIAIERGGLSRRAKRVIVFDVDSTLIQGEVIEMLAAEAGREAEVAAVTEAAMRGELDFAQSLHERVRALEGLDASVIDKVAQSLELTPGARTTIRTLNRLGYHCGVVSGGFRQVIDPLAAQLELDFVRANTLEIVDGTLTGRVIGEVVDRAGKARCLAEFAAEMGVPMEQTVAVGDGANDIDMLSAAGMGIAFNAKPALREVADATLDHPYLDAVLYMLGVTRDEVEAADAVDCGVQRVPLTAP